From Rutidosis leptorrhynchoides isolate AG116_Rl617_1_P2 chromosome 3, CSIRO_AGI_Rlap_v1, whole genome shotgun sequence, a single genomic window includes:
- the LOC139896099 gene encoding diaminopimelate epimerase, chloroplastic-like: MSIAAVASSPFTPSYLRSVSATSQSSISISSSLKSSSSSFTLHLTANKLATKNPNSEFSVTAMSVTSQQNISKTSFLDRKESAVLHFVKYHGLGNDFIMVNNLDSMEPKITPEEAVKLCDRNFGIGADGVIFAMPGINGTDYTMRIFNSDGSEPEMCGNGVRCFAKFVSDLSNLNRRQSFTVHTGAWLIIPEIQDDGKVKVDMGEPVLKASDVPTKIPANKDQSVVKAKIEVDGVNWNVTCVSMGNPHCVTFGSEGNENLVVDELNSADIGPKFEHHAVFPARTNTEFVQVFSRSHLKMRVWERGAGATLACGTGACAVVVAAILEGRSERNCTVDLPGGPLEIEWREDDNHVYMTGPAEVVFYGSAQL, encoded by the exons ATGTCAATCGCCGCCGTCGCTTCATCTCCGTTCACTCCTTCATATCTCCGATCAGTTTCCGCCACTTCTCAATCATCAATTTCTATCTCCAGTtctcttaaatcatcatcatcatctttcactCTCCACTTAACCGCCAACAAATTAGCAACTAAAAACCCTAATTCCGAATTTTCCGTAACAGCAATGAGCGTAACCTCTCAACAAAACATCTCTAAAACTTCATTCCTTGATCGAAAAGAAAGCGCTGTTCTTCATTTCGTCAAGTATCATGGCCTCGGTAACGATTTTATAATG GTTAATAATTTGGATTCCATGGAACCGAAAATAACGCCGGAGGAAGCTGTTAAGTTATGTGATAGGAATTTTGGGATTGGAGCTGATGGAGTGATATTTGCAATGCCTGGAATAAATGGGACCGATTATACAATGCGCATTTTTAATTCTGATGGTAGTGAACCAGAG ATGTGCGGTAATGGAGTTCGTTGCTTTGCAAAATTCGTCTCAGATCTCAGTAACTTAAACCGAAGGCAAAG CTTTACCGTTCATACTGGTGCTTGGTTGATCATACCTGAGATACAAGACGACGGGAAG GTAAAAGTTGACATGGGTGAGCCAGTGTTAAAGGCCTCAGATGTACCCACTAAAATACCAGCAAATAAAGACCAATCTGTTGTGAAAGCCAAAATTGAAGTTGACGGAGTAAATTGGAATGTGACATGTGTCAGTATGGGAAATCCTCATTGCGTCACTTTTGGGAGTGAAGGGAACGAG AATTTGGTGGTTGATGAATTGAATTCGGCTGATATTGGTCCAAAATTTGAACATCATGCGGTCTTCCCAGCTCGAACTAACACGG AATTTGTGCAAGTGTTCTCTCGATCACATTTAAAGATGCGTGTTTGGGAGCGTGGTGCTG GAGCAACTCTGGCTTGTGGAACTGGAGCGTGTGCAGTAGTTGTTGCCGCAATTCTTGAGGGTCGTTCTGAGAGA AACTGTACGGTTGATCTACCTGGAGGACCACTGGAGATAGAATGGAGGGAGGACGACAACCATGTGTACATGACGGGTCCGGCGGAAGTAGTATTTTATGGATCTGCCCAGCTCTAG